The nucleotide window TGCCAGGTTAAAAAATCTTTGACCCGAATGAAAACATCAGGGGCATCCGGATGATACACGCCAAGCCGGGGGATTTTGAGCACCTTGTCATAGGATATGGTATTGTCAATGTGGCGATGGGCGATCAGGCGAAGCATGTTTTGAATATTTTCTTTGGAAAGGTTGCTGTAATACTCTGCCACCTTAGAATCAAACACAAACCCTTTTTTTACGAGCGATTCATTATCAAGGGAACCGCGAAGAGCATATATGATTTTTGAATCAAGATCAATATGATCCGTCAAAAAAGTTTCAAATTCCCGGCCCATGACATCCGCGACAATAATGTTTGTTCCCTGGATCTCTTGTTTTATTCTTTGAGCATCCCGTGTCACGTCATGACTGGTGATGACCTTAATATCAATGGGAAGATCAAGTTTTTCTACAGCCATGCAGGCAAGATAAGAATTATGATCCAAAACCATAAAAGCCATATCCGCTGCATACAGATGCCATGGCCAGAAAAAAAGAAGAACAATCAAACGTTTCATGAGGTGTTTCCTTAATTACAGCAACAGTGTTTAATCCGGGATATAAATCATTGAACCGTTTGCCAGTTTATAGGCGGTTCCAAGACGCTCTCCTTTGCCTTTGGCTTTTTCTTTGGTCACTTTTACAGCGTCTATTGTTTTCCCTTTTTTTGAAATAATTTCCATCTGGCCGTCTGCAGATTTTTTAACAATGGTCAGTTCAGATGTCTGCGACAGCAGGTCCTCAATATGATATGCACCAAACAGGGCAATCAAAAGTCCCACAATAAAGACAAGGCCCAAATCAAACAGGTTGGCAACGCCTGACATTGGATCATTGTCGGAAAAACCTGTGCCCCGGTTCTGTTTAGGTTTCA belongs to Desulfobacula toluolica Tol2 and includes:
- a CDS encoding DUF2149 domain-containing protein; its protein translation is MRYLKPKQNRGTGFSDNDPMSGVANLFDLGLVFIVGLLIALFGAYHIEDLLSQTSELTIVKKSADGQMEIISKKGKTIDAVKVTKEKAKGKGERLGTAYKLANGSMIYIPD